One region of Solanum pennellii chromosome 6, SPENNV200 genomic DNA includes:
- the LOC107021001 gene encoding calcium-binding mitochondrial carrier protein SCaMC-1-B-like isoform X1, with amino-acid sequence MSVAGEAVEHVNFPAMATKDRSGCCNPVKKAGPVSLDHVLSALGETKEERESRIRSLFGFFDSDNAGYLDYAKIEKGLSAMQIPAEYKFAKELLNGCDANKDGRVDYQEFRKYMDDKEMELYRIFQDIDVEHSGCILPEELWDALVNAGIELDDDELARFVEHVDKDNNGIITFEEWRDFLLLYPHEATIENIYQYLERVCLVDIGEQTVIPEGISKHVHASKYLIAGGVAGAASRTATAPLDRLKVILQVQTTHASIGPAVKSIWKEGGLLGFFRGNGLNVLKVAPESAIKFYAYETLKNAIGRARGVEDQRDIGTSGRLVAGGMAGAIAQTAIYPMDLVKTRLQTHSCESGSVPSLRKLSKDIFIQEGPRAFYRGLVPSLLGIIPYAGIDLAAYETLKDLSKVYILHDSEAGPLVQLGCGTISGALGATCVYPLQVIRTRMQADSAYQGMADVFRKTVQREGFRGFYKGLFPNLLKVVPAASITYLVYESMKKSLDLD; translated from the exons ATGTCAGTGGCTGGAGAGGCCGTAGAGCATGTGAATTTTCCAGCAATGGCAACAAAGGACCGGTCCGGATGTTGTAACCCGGTGAAGAAGGCCGGCCCGGTTTCGTTGGACCATGTGCTATCAGCTTTAGGTGAAACCAAGGAAGAGAGAGAGTCGAGAATCAGAAGCCTGTTTGGTTTTTTCGATTCTGACAATGCGGGGTACTTGGATTATGCGAAAATTGAGAAGGGTTTGTCTGCTATGCAAATTCCAGCGGAGTATAAGTTTGCTAAAGAATTATTGAATGGTTGTGATGCCAATAAGGATGGAAGGGTTGATTATCAGGAGTTTAGGAAATACATGGATGATAAGGAAATGGAGCTGTATAGGATTTTTCAGGATATTGATGTGGAGCATAGTGGATGCATCTTGCCGGAGGAACTATGGGATGCCCTTGTAAATGCTG GAATAGAATTAGATGATGATGAACTTGCACGGTTTGTGGAACACGTGGACAAGGATAATAACGGAATTATCACTTTTGAGGAGtggagggattttcttctaCTCTATCCACATGAGGCCACCATTGAGAATATTTACCAATACTTGGAGAGGGTATGTCTTGTAGATATTGGGGAGCAGACAGTCATTCCGGAAGGCATCAGTAAGCATGTTCATGCATCCAAATACCTGATTGCAGGTGGAGTTGCAGGAGCTGCTTCGCGTACTGCCACAGCACCTCTTGATCGCCTTAAGGTCATTTTACAAGTGCAAACAACTCATGCTTCAATTGGTCCTGCAGTCAAAAGCATATGGAAGGAAGGTGGTCTATTGGGGTTTTTTCGTGGCAATGGGCTAAATGTGTTGAAGGTTGCACCAGAAAGTGCAATTAAATTTTATGCATATGAAACCTTGAAAAATGCTATTGGTCGTGCCAGGGGTGTTGAAGATCAGAGAGACATAGGAACTTCTGGGCGTCTTGTGGCTGGTGGAATGGCAGGTGCAATAGCACAAACTGCTATATATCCCATGGATCTTGTTAAAACTCGGTTACAGACTCATTCATGTGAGAGTGGCAGCGTTCCTAGTCTGCGAAAACTATCAAAAGACATTTTTATACAAGAGGGACCTCGGGCATTTTATAGAGGATTGGTACCATCTCTGCTTGGAATCATCCCTTATGCAGGCATTGATTTAGCTGCATATGAAACTTTAAAGGATTTGTCAAAGGTTTACATTCTTCATGATAGTG AAGCCGGCCCTCTTGTGCAACTGGGATGTGGGACTATTTCAGGAGCCCTGGGAGCAACATGTGTTTATCCTTTGCAGGTTATTCGGACCAG AATGCAAGCTGATTCTGCATACCAAGGTATGGCTGATGTGTTCCGAAAAACAGTTCAGCGTGAAGGCTTCAGGGGATTCTACAAAGGACTTTTTCCAAATCTTTTA
- the LOC107021001 gene encoding calcium-binding mitochondrial carrier protein SCaMC-3-like isoform X2, translated as MHLAGGTMGCPCKCCFFLAGIELDDDELARFVEHVDKDNNGIITFEEWRDFLLLYPHEATIENIYQYLERVCLVDIGEQTVIPEGISKHVHASKYLIAGGVAGAASRTATAPLDRLKVILQVQTTHASIGPAVKSIWKEGGLLGFFRGNGLNVLKVAPESAIKFYAYETLKNAIGRARGVEDQRDIGTSGRLVAGGMAGAIAQTAIYPMDLVKTRLQTHSCESGSVPSLRKLSKDIFIQEGPRAFYRGLVPSLLGIIPYAGIDLAAYETLKDLSKVYILHDSEAGPLVQLGCGTISGALGATCVYPLQVIRTRMQADSAYQGMADVFRKTVQREGFRGFYKGLFPNLLKVVPAASITYLVYESMKKSLDLD; from the exons ATGCATCTTGCCGGAGGAACTATGGGATGCCCTTGTAAATGCTG TTTCTTTCTTGCAGGAATAGAATTAGATGATGATGAACTTGCACGGTTTGTGGAACACGTGGACAAGGATAATAACGGAATTATCACTTTTGAGGAGtggagggattttcttctaCTCTATCCACATGAGGCCACCATTGAGAATATTTACCAATACTTGGAGAGGGTATGTCTTGTAGATATTGGGGAGCAGACAGTCATTCCGGAAGGCATCAGTAAGCATGTTCATGCATCCAAATACCTGATTGCAGGTGGAGTTGCAGGAGCTGCTTCGCGTACTGCCACAGCACCTCTTGATCGCCTTAAGGTCATTTTACAAGTGCAAACAACTCATGCTTCAATTGGTCCTGCAGTCAAAAGCATATGGAAGGAAGGTGGTCTATTGGGGTTTTTTCGTGGCAATGGGCTAAATGTGTTGAAGGTTGCACCAGAAAGTGCAATTAAATTTTATGCATATGAAACCTTGAAAAATGCTATTGGTCGTGCCAGGGGTGTTGAAGATCAGAGAGACATAGGAACTTCTGGGCGTCTTGTGGCTGGTGGAATGGCAGGTGCAATAGCACAAACTGCTATATATCCCATGGATCTTGTTAAAACTCGGTTACAGACTCATTCATGTGAGAGTGGCAGCGTTCCTAGTCTGCGAAAACTATCAAAAGACATTTTTATACAAGAGGGACCTCGGGCATTTTATAGAGGATTGGTACCATCTCTGCTTGGAATCATCCCTTATGCAGGCATTGATTTAGCTGCATATGAAACTTTAAAGGATTTGTCAAAGGTTTACATTCTTCATGATAGTG AAGCCGGCCCTCTTGTGCAACTGGGATGTGGGACTATTTCAGGAGCCCTGGGAGCAACATGTGTTTATCCTTTGCAGGTTATTCGGACCAG AATGCAAGCTGATTCTGCATACCAAGGTATGGCTGATGTGTTCCGAAAAACAGTTCAGCGTGAAGGCTTCAGGGGATTCTACAAAGGACTTTTTCCAAATCTTTTA
- the LOC107022446 gene encoding uncharacterized protein LOC107022446, with protein sequence MAFDSKSKLLVLVVLLLITIRPSLQTRLRNENKVRTATFLSPKFVLEPGLVANKFYYNIDFPKGHIAIKSFDAEVVDESRNPVPLYETYLHHWLVVRYYQQKGMEVSKYHDNLGFEQSDYILVRNSGICDRDLFQYFGLGSETRKTVQYVPDPYGIEVGNPLEVPPGYEERWLLNVHAIETRGSEDRMGCTECRCDLYNVTKDEYDRDIEPNYIGGLRCCYDETRCRTREGFQGPKRSLYLKYTIKYVDWHAFIKPVKIYILDVTDTWKRRKSTGLIPSRHHCQIEYEVESCSAAVANNGCIHTKKISVTLPNGGNVIYGVAHQHAGGVGSTLLGEDGGVICSSLPIYGEGKEAGNEAGYIVGMSSCYPRPGSVKISKGETLTLLSNYSCDQRHTGVMGLFYLLVAEMSRQSSSILHSKDNIGDIVILHNAVWALAGFGIAALVAATVTYQHQSEREEGCESILM encoded by the exons ATGGCATTCGATTCAAAGAGCAAGTTGCTTGTGCTGGTAGTCCTACTGCTAATAACGATTCGCCCAAGCTTACAAACTCGACTAAGAAATGAAAACAAAGTTAGAACTGCCACTTTCCTATCACCAAAGTTTGTGCTCGAACCTGGATTAGTTGCTAACAAATTTTACTACAACATCGATTTCCCTAAAGGCCATATTGCTATCAAAAGTTTTGATGCTGAAGTAGTTGATGAGTCGAGGAACCCTGTTCCCCTTTATGAAACATATCTCCATCATTGGCTTGTGGTAAGatattatcaacaaaaaggTATGGAGGTGTCAAAGTACCACGACAATCTGGGGTTCGAACAGTCAGATTATATATTAGTTAGGAACTCAGGGATATGTGATAGGGatctttttcaatattttggcCTTGGGTCTGAAACTCGTAAAACAGTACAATATGTTCCAGACCCTTACGGGATAGAGGTTGGTAATCCTTTAGAAGTACCTCCTGGATATGAAGAGAGATGGTTGCTTAATGTACATGCAATTGAGACACGAGGTTCCGAAGATAGGATGGGATGCACAGAATGCAGGTGTGATCTTTATAATGTTACGAAGGATGAGTATGACCGAGATATAGAACCAAATTACATTGGAGGCTTAAGATGTTGTTATGATGAAACAAGATGCAGAACAAGAGAGGGGTTTCAGGGTCCAAAGAGAAGTTTGTACCTGAAGTACACAATCAAATATGTTGATTGGCATGCCTTCATTAAGCctgttaaaatatatattcttgATGTCACTGATACATGGAAAAGGCGGAAATCAACAGGACTTATACCATCTAGACATCATTGTCAG ATTGAATATGAAGTTGAGTCATGTTCTGCTGCTGTTGCTAATAATGGATGCATCCATACAAAAAAGATAAGTGTAACTTTGCCAAATGGTGGAAATGTTATTTATGGAGTTGCTCACCAGCATGCAGGTGGGGTTGGTTCAACCCTCCTTGGAGAG GATGGAGGGGTTATATGCTCATCTCTTCCAATCTATGGAGAAGGAAAGGAAGCAGGAAATGAGGCTGGTTATATTGTTGGTATGTCCAGTTGTTATCCCAGACCTGGCTCTGTCAAGATATCCAAGGGAGAGACTCTGACTttattatcaaactatagctgtGATCAAAGGCATACAGGAGTTATGGGCCTGTTCTATTTATTGGTTGCTGAAATGTCACGGCAATCTAGCTCTATCCTGCATTCTAAAGACAAC ATCGGTGATATTGTCATACTACATAATGCTGTTTGGGCATTAGCAGGGTTTGGAATTGCAGCACTTGTTGCTGCAACTGTAACTTATCAACATCAGAGCGAAAGAGAAGAAGGGTGTGAATCGATCCTAATGTGA